The following coding sequences lie in one Terriglobia bacterium genomic window:
- the gdhA gene encoding NADP-specific glutamate dehydrogenase: MNIKEYTAKFMDNLVAKHPAQPEFHQAVREVVDTLGPCLVKHPEYVEYKILERMVEPDRVFIFRVPWQDDKGEIQVNRGFRVEFNNAIGPYKGGLRFHPSVNLGILKFLGFEQILKNSLTTLPMGGAKGGIDFDPKGKSDSEVMRVCQSFMNELYRHIGANIDVPAGDIGVGGREIGYMFGQFKKLTHSFEGVLTGKGLNWGGSLIRPEATGFGQVYFAEEMLKTRKQSFDGKIVTVSGSGNVSQYAVQKVNQLGGKVVTLSDSNGTVVDPQGVKGEKWDFFMHLKNVKRGRIKEYAEKFKCEYYDGKRPWFVKCDVALPCAHENEISGEDAVMLVNNGCYCVSEGANMPTTPEGIEVFQTHKVLYGPGKAANAGGVATSGLEMSQNSLRLSWTREEVDNRLHGIMKSIHKACVETAAEFGEPGNYVLGANVAGFVKVANAMIDQGLI; encoded by the coding sequence ATGAATATCAAGGAATACACCGCGAAATTCATGGACAATCTGGTCGCAAAGCACCCGGCCCAGCCGGAGTTTCACCAGGCCGTCCGTGAGGTCGTGGACACACTTGGTCCCTGCCTGGTAAAACACCCGGAATACGTCGAATATAAGATCCTCGAGAGAATGGTGGAACCGGATCGCGTTTTCATTTTTCGCGTGCCCTGGCAGGATGACAAAGGCGAGATCCAGGTGAACCGCGGTTTCCGCGTCGAGTTCAACAACGCCATCGGACCGTACAAGGGTGGTCTCCGCTTCCATCCGAGCGTCAACCTGGGAATTTTGAAGTTTCTCGGCTTCGAGCAGATCCTGAAGAACAGCCTCACGACGCTTCCCATGGGTGGCGCCAAGGGCGGCATTGACTTTGATCCCAAAGGAAAGTCCGATTCCGAGGTGATGCGAGTCTGCCAGAGTTTCATGAATGAGCTGTACCGCCACATCGGCGCCAATATCGACGTGCCTGCGGGCGACATCGGCGTGGGCGGCCGCGAAATCGGCTACATGTTCGGCCAGTTCAAGAAGCTGACCCACTCATTCGAGGGAGTGCTCACGGGTAAGGGGCTCAATTGGGGCGGCTCGCTGATTCGTCCTGAGGCCACGGGCTTCGGTCAGGTTTACTTCGCCGAAGAAATGTTGAAGACGCGGAAACAGTCCTTCGACGGCAAGATCGTGACCGTATCCGGCTCCGGGAACGTGTCCCAGTATGCGGTGCAGAAGGTGAATCAGCTGGGTGGAAAAGTGGTCACGCTCTCCGACTCCAACGGCACGGTCGTGGATCCCCAGGGCGTGAAGGGGGAGAAGTGGGACTTCTTCATGCATCTCAAGAATGTCAAGCGCGGCCGCATCAAGGAATACGCAGAGAAGTTCAAATGCGAGTACTACGACGGGAAGAGGCCGTGGTTTGTGAAGTGCGACGTCGCGCTCCCATGTGCTCATGAGAATGAGATCAGCGGGGAGGACGCCGTGATGCTCGTCAATAACGGCTGCTATTGCGTCTCCGAAGGCGCCAACATGCCTACGACGCCGGAAGGAATTGAGGTCTTTCAGACTCACAAGGTTCTCTACGGACCGGGCAAAGCCGCCAATGCCGGCGGCGTCGCCACCTCGGGTCTGGAAATGTCGCAGAATTCGCTGCGTCTGTCCTGGACGCGAGAAGAGGTGGACAACCGTCTCCACGGCATCATGAAGAGCATTCACAAGGCATGCGTGGAAACGGCTGCAGAGTTTGGCGAACCCGGCAATTACGTTCTGGGAGCGAACGTCGCAGGCTTCGTCAAAGTGGCAAACGCCATGATCGATCAGGGCTTGATCTAG